Proteins encoded within one genomic window of Sulfurovum sp. XGS-02:
- a CDS encoding type II secretion system protein — translation MNKKQLRPAIAMIELIFAIVIMGIILMSAPMLISTAAKSGYVAIQQEAINEAASRVNMIMGYHWDENSADETVLDPILQTASPVTDLAEATYLDGNGTGRRVGTPLESYRSFIRPDGSRLTATAAAGLGNDGLENDMDDFIGTIGLNLAGTGTGTNYIEKNVTIDTAVFYISDTTAYNPAGNTINFNADFTQESLTTTNIKRISTTLTSDAASPDELDKIIILHAFSCNIGGYKLEERDF, via the coding sequence ATGAATAAAAAACAGTTACGCCCGGCTATAGCTATGATAGAGTTGATCTTTGCAATCGTGATCATGGGTATCATACTGATGTCTGCACCTATGCTCATAAGTACCGCTGCTAAAAGTGGTTATGTCGCTATACAACAAGAAGCCATCAATGAGGCTGCATCCAGAGTTAATATGATCATGGGTTACCATTGGGATGAAAACAGTGCAGATGAAACTGTGCTCGACCCTATTTTACAAACTGCAAGTCCGGTAACTGACCTCGCTGAAGCTACATATTTAGACGGAAATGGGACAGGGCGAAGAGTTGGTACCCCATTGGAGAGCTACAGAAGTTTTATAAGACCAGATGGTTCCAGACTTACAGCTACAGCCGCAGCTGGACTGGGAAATGACGGTCTAGAAAATGATATGGATGATTTTATAGGTACTATTGGATTGAATCTTGCAGGAACGGGAACAGGGACAAATTACATTGAAAAGAATGTAACTATTGACACTGCCGTATTCTATATATCTGATACTACTGCTTACAACCCTGCTGGCAATACCATCAATTTTAATGCAGACTTTACCCAGGAATCATTAACTACCACTAACATCAAACGTATCAGCACTACACTTACCAGTGATGCTGCGAGTCCAGACGAACTTGACAAAATCATTATCTTACATGCATTTTCTTGCAATATAGGTGGATACAAACTTGAAGAGAGGGATTTCTAA
- a CDS encoding prepilin-type N-terminal cleavage/methylation domain-containing protein: MNHKRLTPAFSMLELVFVITILGIVSSIGAEMIAKVYEGYIVQRAEHRATMKTELAATQIANRLISAIPGTVYRKNSTGTVVEEITDDMSLTGNAYTVLQWVASDMDSYNATAIPGWSGFLDVDDPANTANSLSTPGSALGTTTAIINNLSTSAPAPKIYFPYDSNEYNATIAGTTITLSGTGAPHIVEHYKLAWSSYALMVDPADGHLYLYYDFPAIPAVALGAKRSLLLRNVSTFKFKGDGQTIRFKICKEERISEDINITACKEKAVF, from the coding sequence ATGAATCATAAGAGACTCACCCCGGCCTTTAGTATGCTCGAACTTGTTTTTGTTATCACCATACTTGGTATTGTTTCATCCATTGGTGCTGAAATGATCGCCAAAGTCTATGAAGGATATATTGTACAAAGAGCAGAACATCGAGCTACGATGAAGACAGAGTTAGCCGCAACACAAATAGCAAATAGACTCATTTCTGCAATCCCGGGTACTGTTTATAGAAAAAATAGTACCGGCACTGTTGTTGAAGAGATCACTGATGATATGAGTTTAACTGGAAATGCCTATACTGTGCTTCAATGGGTTGCTAGTGACATGGACAGTTACAATGCAACAGCTATACCCGGATGGAGTGGTTTTTTGGATGTTGATGATCCTGCCAATACAGCAAATTCACTTTCAACTCCGGGATCTGCATTGGGTACTACTACTGCTATTATAAACAACCTCTCAACATCTGCACCTGCTCCTAAAATATATTTTCCTTATGACTCTAATGAATATAATGCCACCATTGCCGGTACAACCATTACACTCTCAGGAACTGGAGCACCCCATATCGTAGAGCATTACAAACTGGCTTGGTCTTCTTATGCTTTGATGGTAGACCCGGCAGATGGCCATCTCTATCTTTATTATGATTTTCCTGCCATACCTGCAGTAGCTCTTGGTGCTAAAAGATCACTCTTGCTGAGAAATGTAAGTACATTCAAGTTTAAAGGTGATGGACAAACCATCCGATTTAAGATTTGTAAAGAAGAACGAATTAGTGAGGATATAAATATCACAGCATGTAAAGAAAAGGCGGTATTCTAA
- a CDS encoding type II secretion system protein, whose amino-acid sequence MRNAFSMLTAIFIIVLMATVAAFIMNLSGKIVKETTAQFQREQSALLAKSYTEYAIMAVTANEHNSSTCLNNITGAYGDSDGDGVPDIYNIDVNISYIGNTNLHANCNTLSNGVITEKSPLSIIIDVFVSYKDLDHPDNLNVTYHRRSLQKI is encoded by the coding sequence ATGAGAAATGCATTTTCAATGTTAACAGCGATTTTTATTATCGTTTTGATGGCAACAGTAGCAGCATTTATAATGAATCTTTCAGGGAAGATAGTTAAAGAAACTACTGCACAGTTTCAACGAGAACAATCTGCCCTTCTAGCAAAAAGCTATACAGAGTATGCCATAATGGCAGTTACAGCCAATGAACATAACAGTTCAACCTGCCTTAACAACATCACAGGAGCTTATGGTGATAGTGATGGAGACGGTGTACCAGATATCTACAATATCGATGTAAATATCTCTTATATCGGGAATACTAATTTACATGCCAATTGTAATACTCTGAGCAATGGAGTGATCACTGAAAAATCACCGCTCAGTATCATTATTGATGTCTTTGTCAGCTATAAAGATCTGGATCATCCAGATAATTTAAACGTCACATATCATAGAAGGAGCTTACAAAAAATATGA
- a CDS encoding Tfp pilus assembly protein FimT/FimU — MRTLHKHTKAFTMIELVFVIVVLGILAALAMPRMDRDLRQEAADNILSAIRYTQHLALNDDKTDPFDTNWQNELWQIQFSTTTTTGYLFYVIGSDTDHTGGTTAYPAKEETAIDPINGKYMFHINANSELQAGESPNILLGKKYGVSGVTPTGGCTTKQLAFDQLGRPHTNVGGAGNTYDTYMTADCTLTFSFTNNAALPFSIIISKETGYAYIDGQEDS; from the coding sequence ATGAGAACTTTACATAAACACACAAAAGCCTTTACTATGATAGAACTAGTCTTTGTCATTGTTGTACTTGGTATCCTTGCTGCTTTGGCAATGCCTAGAATGGATCGTGATTTAAGGCAGGAAGCGGCAGACAACATTCTCTCTGCGATACGATATACCCAGCACTTGGCACTTAATGATGATAAGACAGATCCATTTGATACGAACTGGCAAAATGAATTATGGCAAATCCAATTTAGTACAACAACAACTACAGGTTATCTGTTTTATGTTATTGGATCAGACACAGACCATACTGGAGGAACTACAGCTTACCCTGCAAAAGAGGAAACAGCAATCGATCCCATAAATGGTAAATATATGTTCCATATAAATGCCAACTCTGAACTTCAAGCTGGAGAGAGCCCGAATATACTTTTAGGAAAAAAATATGGTGTATCTGGAGTAACTCCAACTGGAGGATGTACCACTAAACAACTTGCTTTCGATCAACTCGGGAGACCGCATACAAATGTAGGTGGTGCAGGAAATACTTATGATACATATATGACTGCTGACTGTACTTTGACATTTAGTTTTACAAATAATGCAGCTTTACCTTTTTCTATCATTATTTCAAAAGAAACCGGATATGCCTATATTGATGGTCAAGAGGACTCTTAA
- the hpf gene encoding ribosome hibernation-promoting factor, HPF/YfiA family, with translation MNKSITGRHFELTDPIKAYAEAAIDSLEKYHLDIISASTVISASEKNGKKGFVTEFIINLKDKNTIVITQLDKDVYAAMDLAIERVKKSLRRHADKIKDHKIMSFRDLGEEAEAVSELTTEEVEIVPMDLELHKPLDFDEAIEALQAEKKRQFIVFNDNEGLMRVMYKRADGRFGLY, from the coding sequence ATGAACAAAAGTATAACGGGAAGACATTTCGAACTGACTGATCCTATCAAAGCATATGCCGAAGCAGCCATCGATAGTTTAGAGAAATATCATTTAGACATTATTTCTGCAAGCACTGTGATCTCAGCCAGTGAAAAGAATGGGAAAAAAGGCTTTGTCACAGAGTTCATTATTAACCTTAAAGATAAAAACACGATCGTTATCACACAGTTGGATAAAGATGTGTATGCCGCTATGGACCTTGCCATAGAAAGAGTGAAAAAATCACTGAGAAGACATGCAGATAAAATAAAAGATCATAAAATTATGAGTTTCAGGGATCTGGGTGAAGAAGCTGAAGCTGTCAGTGAATTAACGACAGAAGAAGTAGAGATCGTACCAATGGATCTAGAGCTTCACAAGCCGCTTGATTTTGATGAAGCGATAGAAGCATTGCAAGCTGAGAAAAAAAGACAATTTATCGTATTTAATGACAATGAGGGATTAATGCGTGTGATGTATAAAAGAGCGGATGGAAGATTCGGACTTTATTAA